One genomic region from Mycoplasmoides pirum ATCC 25960 encodes:
- the yidC gene encoding membrane protein insertase YidC — protein sequence MPSNNVTFNPFWSASVINENKVKKNLKKTWDIFFKFFKICIFLFLTVIGLWGCTQNFAESWVGTSTTLGSGLEIGYNFGTTNDFRYDLQSSGNAPYFTFTHFTMDYGPFYAWFVWPAAQIVLPLMYATRTPLGSGVDLGFNTILSIFILLLIIRIITMSITLNSTLVTERMTEVQGKVAEINAKYKNAKDPQSRRNKQLEIMQLYKKNKIKSSAVFVQLFVTLPIFLIVFRIVSSVRPIKATVLFTIWDLSKTPISEIFSNFTNNGWTYIFFLLIIIPMQFLSQKLPQYWAGKRNRGAKAQSQKGNEQLNRTKKMQLIFSVVLAFITAVSAAGVGLYWFLNAIFTILQSYITHVIILKRRQKIHSSSKLDKILNSDK from the coding sequence ATGCCTTCTAACAATGTAACATTTAATCCTTTTTGATCAGCAAGTGTTATTAATGAAAACAAAGTTAAAAAAAACTTAAAAAAAACATGAGATATTTTCTTTAAGTTTTTTAAGATTTGCATTTTTTTATTTTTAACAGTCATAGGATTATGAGGTTGTACTCAAAATTTTGCAGAATCATGAGTTGGCACTAGTACAACATTAGGTTCAGGGTTAGAAATCGGCTATAATTTTGGCACTACAAATGATTTTAGATATGATTTACAATCATCAGGCAATGCACCATATTTTACATTTACTCACTTTACAATGGATTATGGACCATTTTATGCATGATTTGTTTGACCCGCGGCTCAAATCGTTTTACCTTTAATGTATGCTACAAGAACGCCCTTGGGTTCTGGTGTGGATTTAGGTTTTAATACAATTCTTTCAATTTTTATATTATTGTTGATTATAAGAATAATTACAATGTCAATAACTTTGAATTCAACTTTAGTTACAGAAAGAATGACTGAGGTTCAAGGCAAAGTTGCTGAAATTAACGCTAAATATAAAAATGCTAAAGATCCTCAATCTCGAAGAAACAAACAACTTGAAATAATGCAACTTTACAAAAAAAATAAAATTAAATCTTCTGCAGTTTTTGTTCAGTTATTTGTGACATTGCCAATTTTTTTAATTGTATTCAGAATAGTTTCATCAGTTCGACCAATTAAAGCAACAGTTTTGTTTACTATATGAGATTTGTCAAAAACTCCAATTTCTGAGATTTTTAGTAATTTTACAAACAATGGTTGAACGTACATATTCTTTTTATTAATTATTATTCCTATGCAATTTCTTTCTCAAAAATTACCACAGTATTGAGCAGGAAAAAGAAATAGAGGAGCAAAAGCACAAAGCCAAAAAGGGAATGAACAATTAAATAGAACCAAAAAAATGCAATTAATATTTTCAGTAGTTTTAGCATTCATTACAGCTGTTTCAGCTGCTGGTGTCGGTTTATATTGGTTTTTAAATGCAATATTTACAATTTTGCAATCTTACATAACACATGTGATAATTTTGAAACGACGTCAAAAAATTCATTCTTCATCTAAATTGGATAAAATTTTGAATAGTGATAAGTAA
- the rsmA gene encoding 16S rRNA (adenine(1518)-N(6)/adenine(1519)-N(6))-dimethyltransferase RsmA, producing MISKKEVINFLKEKKFIASKKMGQNFLIDQNIAFKIRKIVKNIEFDYILEIGPGLGAITECIKPLATSNYKAIELDKRLASYLLEKQILLKSEIIIGDALKINWNDLFPKNKKICLIGNLPYSISSPLIFKFIDSNIDTAILMLQLEMSDRITAKINTSNYNAFSVFSQYFLKKHSKNFIVEPNSFFPVPNVKSCVSFFEKKNINEIQNINKNEFKNFLLKCFNQRRKTIFNNLKNNYPKDKLEKVLKNLNIDIHARPQQLKINDFLLLMDSLSLCN from the coding sequence GTGATAAGTAAAAAAGAAGTTATTAATTTTTTAAAAGAAAAAAAATTTATTGCATCAAAAAAAATGGGGCAAAATTTTTTAATAGATCAGAATATTGCATTTAAAATAAGAAAAATAGTTAAAAATATTGAATTTGATTATATTTTAGAAATAGGTCCGGGATTAGGTGCAATCACAGAATGTATAAAACCTTTAGCAACATCAAATTATAAAGCTATTGAATTAGACAAACGTTTAGCTTCTTATTTATTAGAAAAACAAATTTTATTAAAGTCTGAAATTATCATTGGTGATGCTTTAAAAATTAATTGAAATGATTTGTTTCCAAAAAATAAGAAAATTTGCCTTATTGGGAATTTGCCGTATTCAATTTCTTCACCACTAATATTTAAATTTATTGATTCAAATATAGACACAGCTATATTAATGCTTCAATTAGAAATGAGCGATAGAATAACTGCAAAAATTAACACTTCTAACTATAATGCATTTAGTGTTTTTTCTCAATATTTTTTAAAAAAACATTCAAAAAATTTTATAGTTGAACCAAATTCTTTTTTTCCTGTTCCAAATGTTAAATCATGTGTGTCATTTTTTGAAAAGAAGAATATAAACGAAATACAAAACATAAACAAGAACGAATTTAAAAATTTTTTATTAAAATGCTTTAATCAACGACGTAAAACAATATTTAATAATTTGAAAAATAATTATCCTAAAGATAAATTAGAAAAAGTATTAAAAAATTTGAATATTGATATACACGCACGACCTCAACAATTAAAAATAAATGATTTTCTTTTACTAATGGATAGTTTATCGTTATGCAATTAA
- a CDS encoding GHMP family kinase ATP-binding protein → MQLKLISYCKFNLFLNVLNYSSKFKKHEIFSLFVLSKKFFDTIYISENSGVSVEILYKDKNQKNLKIKNEIINKTIAYFEKYYNVKLSNLKITIIKRIPIGSGLGGGSSNAATILLFLYKKFNIPKNKQIPLLNIAIDIGSDVPFFLTQKKFALVSSYGNVVNPINLNKLSYNIIINKEICNTNAIFAKYKQLKKSNIIHYQNDLMQAAFCVNPKLLKIYKNLSKKYSNVTMSGSGSSFVVINN, encoded by the coding sequence ATGCAATTAAAGTTAATTTCTTATTGTAAATTTAATTTATTTTTAAATGTTTTGAATTATTCTAGCAAATTTAAGAAACATGAAATATTTAGTTTATTTGTTTTGTCAAAAAAATTTTTTGACACAATATATATAAGTGAAAATTCAGGTGTTTCAGTTGAAATTCTTTATAAGGATAAAAATCAAAAAAATTTAAAAATAAAAAATGAAATTATTAACAAAACAATAGCTTATTTTGAAAAATACTATAATGTAAAATTATCTAATTTGAAAATTACAATAATTAAGAGAATTCCAATAGGGTCAGGACTTGGTGGTGGTTCTAGTAATGCTGCAACTATTTTATTGTTTTTATATAAAAAATTTAACATTCCAAAAAACAAACAAATACCTTTACTAAATATAGCTATTGATATAGGATCTGATGTTCCATTTTTCTTGACTCAAAAAAAATTTGCCTTGGTTTCAAGCTATGGAAATGTTGTTAATCCAATTAATTTAAATAAGTTATCATACAATATTATAATTAATAAAGAGATTTGTAATACTAATGCTATTTTTGCGAAATACAAGCAATTAAAAAAAAGCAATATAATTCATTATCAAAACGATTTAATGCAAGCAGCATTTTGTGTGAACCCAAAATTATTAAAAATATACAAAAATCTATCAAAAAAATATTCAAATGTAACTATGTCTGGATCAGGAAGTTCATTTGTTGTTATAAATAATTAA
- the gltX gene encoding glutamate--tRNA ligase, which translates to MSKVRTRYAPSPTGQFHIGGARTALFNYLYAKHNNGEFIFRIEDTDVERNVDGGVDSQLSNLKWLNIFADESLETPTEYGPYVQSMKLDVYRQYAQKLLDLKLAYRCFCTSEELSVAREESLARGQTPKYSRKCFRLTEKEIQEKLDSNVPFAVRLYIQQDKKYRWLDLIRGDIIVPAESMTDPIILKSNKIATYNFAVVIDDHDMNITHILRGEEHISNTPYQIAIKEALGFEDYFQYGHLSIIIDDTGKKLSKRNLDIEQFIEGFMHKGYTPEALINFIALLGWSDPDNKEILSMSELIKKFSLDRIGLSPAFFDIKKLNWISNEYFKKMDPDVYCTFVMPFLNLNNPLIRDKEKQLALLFKKELHYAQELNDLIEQNFLSNLSWENIDIKIKEWLKINSSSKIFAELFKQLSSIQVWDSQNIKTAIKTVGSNIQLEGSKLFMPIRMSLTGQEHGPDLSSIISLYDKKQVLLYVEEVSKNLN; encoded by the coding sequence ATGAGTAAAGTTCGAACAAGATATGCACCTTCACCAACAGGACAATTTCATATAGGTGGAGCACGTACAGCTTTGTTTAATTATTTATATGCCAAACACAACAACGGTGAATTTATTTTTCGAATAGAGGACACAGATGTTGAGCGAAATGTTGATGGTGGAGTAGATTCACAATTATCAAATTTGAAATGGTTAAATATTTTTGCTGATGAATCATTAGAAACTCCAACAGAATATGGCCCTTATGTTCAAAGCATGAAATTGGATGTTTATAGACAATATGCTCAAAAGCTTTTAGATTTAAAATTGGCTTATCGTTGTTTTTGTACTAGTGAAGAATTATCGGTAGCAAGAGAAGAATCATTAGCTAGAGGTCAAACACCAAAATATTCACGTAAGTGTTTTAGATTAACAGAAAAGGAAATACAAGAAAAATTAGATTCTAATGTTCCGTTTGCAGTTAGATTATATATTCAACAGGATAAAAAATATCGCTGATTAGATTTAATTAGAGGAGATATTATTGTCCCTGCAGAATCAATGACTGATCCTATAATTTTAAAGTCTAACAAAATAGCAACATATAATTTTGCTGTTGTAATTGATGACCATGATATGAACATTACACATATTTTGCGGGGCGAAGAACATATTTCTAATACTCCATATCAAATCGCAATAAAAGAAGCACTTGGTTTTGAAGATTATTTTCAATATGGTCATTTGTCGATTATCATTGATGACACAGGTAAAAAACTTTCAAAAAGAAATCTAGATATAGAACAATTTATTGAAGGTTTTATGCATAAAGGCTATACACCAGAAGCATTGATTAATTTTATAGCATTGTTAGGTTGATCTGATCCAGATAATAAAGAAATATTAAGTATGTCTGAATTAATTAAAAAATTTTCACTTGATAGAATTGGTTTATCACCAGCATTTTTTGATATTAAAAAATTAAATTGAATATCTAATGAGTATTTTAAAAAAATGGATCCCGATGTTTATTGTACTTTTGTAATGCCTTTTTTAAATTTGAATAATCCTTTAATTCGAGACAAAGAAAAACAATTAGCATTATTATTTAAAAAAGAATTACATTATGCACAAGAATTAAATGATTTAATTGAACAAAATTTTTTAAGTAATTTGTCTTGAGAAAACATAGATATTAAAATTAAAGAATGATTAAAAATAAATTCAAGTTCTAAAATTTTTGCAGAGTTGTTTAAACAATTATCATCAATTCAAGTTTGAGATAGTCAAAACATTAAAACAGCAATAAAAACAGTAGGTTCAAATATCCAATTAGAGGGCAGCAAATTATTTATGCCTATTAGAATGTCGTTAACTGGTCAAGAACATGGTCCTGATTTGTCATCTATAATTAGTTTATATGATAAAAAACAAGTTTTACTATATGTTGAGGAAGTATCTAAAAATTTAAATTAA
- a CDS encoding HD domain-containing protein, translating to MNKVKYFSFKPLSKLQFLKDPIHGEINFDDDTLWMYDILNTKEFKRLQDIKQLGLSIHTFPGASHTRASHCLGAYEVMRRILTKPSFKSISKNEKLILLCAALLHDLGHGPHSHAFEDYFLTSLDEDSKYLFHHEWFSVNLITNPKGEIAPILLKNNIDPNLVASLIQHDKKKNNLLPSWMTQLISSELDVDRIDYLLRDSYYTGTNYGYIDSRALIHWINFDSNKKCVSFSKKAIPIIENFLIGRYHMYQSVYLNEKTSLLVATLWFAFKRIKDLDFHNKFDWNNNTELRDVLKIFFANESVKKIDLDKYLFLTDSMFNSFLSTTYLKSKDKILHKILESFFEKNKYIMLLFDDFKIRDFEYKKFTNLENAKYFVTKYEFPTKAFYSPNKNSSGITIFDDTSKKNVSIINDSELIKNGNKLFTQNNKYKYGILIHEDFLNNNSTIAKILKR from the coding sequence ATGAACAAAGTTAAATATTTTAGTTTTAAACCTTTATCAAAATTACAATTTTTAAAAGATCCTATTCACGGGGAAATTAATTTTGATGATGATACTTTGTGAATGTATGATATTTTGAATACAAAAGAATTCAAACGTTTACAAGATATTAAACAACTAGGTTTGTCTATACACACTTTCCCTGGAGCATCACATACTCGTGCTTCTCATTGTTTAGGTGCATACGAAGTTATGCGAAGGATTTTAACTAAACCTAGTTTTAAATCAATATCAAAAAACGAAAAATTAATTTTATTGTGTGCTGCACTTTTACATGATTTGGGTCATGGTCCACATTCACATGCTTTTGAAGATTATTTTTTAACTTCTTTAGATGAAGATTCAAAATATTTATTTCACCATGAATGATTTTCTGTTAATTTAATAACAAATCCAAAAGGTGAAATTGCGCCAATATTATTAAAAAACAATATTGATCCGAATTTAGTTGCTTCATTAATTCAACACGACAAAAAGAAAAATAATTTACTACCTTCTTGAATGACACAATTAATTTCATCTGAATTAGATGTTGATCGAATAGATTATTTATTGAGAGATTCTTATTATACTGGAACCAATTATGGTTATATTGATTCAAGAGCACTAATACATTGGATTAATTTTGATTCAAACAAAAAATGTGTTAGTTTTTCCAAAAAAGCTATCCCTATAATTGAAAATTTTTTGATTGGCAGATATCACATGTACCAATCAGTTTATTTAAATGAAAAAACATCGTTATTAGTTGCTACTCTTTGATTTGCTTTTAAAAGAATAAAAGATTTAGATTTTCATAATAAATTTGATTGAAACAACAACACTGAATTGCGGGATGTTTTAAAAATTTTTTTTGCTAATGAATCTGTTAAGAAAATTGATTTAGATAAATATTTGTTTTTGACTGATTCAATGTTTAATTCTTTTTTGTCAACAACATACTTAAAATCTAAAGATAAAATTTTACATAAAATTCTTGAATCATTTTTTGAAAAAAATAAATACATAATGCTCTTATTTGATGATTTTAAAATACGAGATTTTGAATATAAAAAATTTACAAATTTAGAAAATGCAAAATATTTTGTAACTAAATATGAATTTCCAACCAAGGCTTTTTATTCGCCTAATAAAAATTCTTCAGGCATTACAATTTTTGATGATACAAGCAAAAAAAATGTATCAATAATTAATGATAGTGAATTAATTAAAAATGGAAATAAATTATTTACACAAAATAACAAATATAAATATGGGATATTAATACATGAAGATTTTTTAAATAATAATTCAACAATTGCTAAAATCTTAAAAAGATAA
- the rpoE gene encoding DNA-directed RNA polymerase subunit delta, which yields MNNLIDQAFTIAQSQFKNRSFDFNALWKEVVKKNKFSKDEEAKVVGNFYLELLQDLRFVHIGDRKWRLRETMKYNEWDKISQSMFGIKEYYEEGYENFQPEKSDEDTLGLDTINMSNEDNISDTNYVQNLLDSETENHDDDNDDL from the coding sequence ATGAATAACTTAATAGATCAAGCTTTTACAATAGCCCAATCTCAATTTAAAAATCGTTCGTTTGATTTTAATGCTTTGTGAAAAGAAGTTGTTAAAAAAAATAAATTTTCAAAAGACGAAGAAGCGAAAGTTGTGGGTAATTTTTACTTAGAATTATTACAAGATCTTCGCTTTGTTCACATTGGTGATAGAAAATGAAGATTGCGTGAAACTATGAAATATAATGAATGAGATAAGATTTCACAATCAATGTTCGGCATTAAAGAATATTATGAAGAAGGTTACGAAAATTTTCAACCCGAAAAGAGTGATGAGGACACTTTAGGTTTAGATACAATAAACATGAGTAACGAAGACAATATTTCTGATACAAATTATGTACAAAATTTATTAGATTCTGAAACAGAAAATCATGATGATGATAATGATGATTTGTAA
- the fba gene encoding class II fructose-1,6-bisphosphate aldolase, giving the protein MTLLQHSTRLVNANSIIEKAHKEKYAIAHININNLEWTKSVLEAAQETKTPVILGVSEGAVKYMGGYKLIHCLVSSLLDSMDITIPVVLHLDHGSYDGTFKALDAGFTSVMFDGSHLPFNENLEKSQKVVEYAIKHNASVELETGTIGGEEDGVIGQGELADPEECKKLVDLKNVTMLAAGFGNIHGLYPENWKGLDFECLKNIHEVTNTPLVLHGGSGIPNEQVEKAISLGISKVNVNTECQLAFAEATRKYIMDNKDLDYAKKGYDPRKLLKPGCEAIKKTCIEKFTLFKSIGKA; this is encoded by the coding sequence ATGACATTACTTCAACATTCCACTCGTCTTGTAAATGCTAATTCTATTATAGAAAAAGCTCACAAAGAAAAATATGCTATTGCTCATATAAATATTAATAATTTAGAATGAACAAAAAGTGTTTTAGAGGCTGCCCAAGAAACAAAAACACCAGTTATTTTAGGTGTATCTGAAGGTGCAGTTAAGTATATGGGTGGTTATAAATTAATTCATTGTCTAGTATCTAGTTTGTTAGATTCAATGGATATCACTATTCCTGTAGTTTTGCATTTAGATCATGGTTCTTATGATGGTACTTTCAAAGCTCTTGATGCTGGTTTTACTTCTGTGATGTTTGACGGTTCTCATTTACCATTTAATGAAAATTTAGAAAAATCCCAAAAAGTTGTAGAATATGCAATTAAGCATAATGCATCTGTTGAATTAGAAACAGGAACTATTGGCGGCGAAGAAGATGGCGTTATTGGACAAGGTGAATTAGCAGATCCAGAGGAATGTAAAAAATTAGTTGATTTAAAAAATGTAACTATGCTTGCTGCTGGATTTGGAAATATTCATGGTTTGTATCCTGAGAATTGAAAAGGATTAGATTTTGAATGTTTAAAAAATATTCATGAAGTTACTAATACACCTTTAGTCTTGCATGGCGGATCCGGAATTCCAAATGAACAAGTTGAAAAAGCTATATCATTAGGTATTAGCAAAGTTAATGTAAATACAGAATGTCAATTAGCTTTTGCTGAAGCAACAAGAAAATACATTATGGATAATAAAGATTTAGATTATGCTAAAAAAGGATATGATCCTAGAAAATTATTGAAACCTGGTTGCGAAGCTATTAAAAAAACATGTATTGAAAAATTTACATTATTTAAATCAATAGGAAAAGCATAA
- the ychF gene encoding redox-regulated ATPase YchF: MLSAGIVGLPNVGKSTLFNAITNSQVEANNYPFATIEPNVGIVEVRDQRLIELAKLINPEKIIFATFKFVDIAGLVKGASKGEGLGNKFLSNIREVDCICHVIRCFDSNDITHVNNEVNPISDLETINFELIVSDLEVVENRISKISKKAQSGDKSSNEELEFCYLLKKTLTNNKFANEVIETEKQKEYAKSYNLLTAKPIIYIANIDEAYIKNPKEVEHFVNLKNYLLNQNKNNIIIPISAKIEFEISELPVENRQEMMDALGFINESGLDQIVKAAYQILDQLTYFTFGKKETRAWTFLKGYKAPQCAGIIHSDFERGFIKVEVISVNDLLECKSEAKAKEMGKIRLEGKDYLMQDGDVCNFKFNV; encoded by the coding sequence ATGTTATCAGCTGGAATTGTTGGATTACCTAATGTTGGAAAATCTACATTATTTAATGCGATAACTAATTCTCAAGTTGAAGCAAATAATTATCCTTTTGCTACAATCGAACCTAATGTTGGCATTGTTGAAGTTAGAGACCAAAGATTAATTGAATTAGCCAAATTAATTAATCCTGAAAAAATTATTTTTGCTACATTTAAGTTTGTGGATATTGCAGGTTTGGTAAAAGGCGCATCTAAAGGCGAAGGTTTAGGCAATAAATTTTTATCAAACATTAGAGAAGTAGATTGCATTTGTCATGTAATTCGTTGTTTTGATAGTAATGATATTACTCATGTTAATAACGAAGTAAATCCTATTAGTGATTTAGAGACTATTAATTTTGAATTAATTGTTTCTGATTTAGAAGTTGTTGAAAATCGAATTTCAAAAATATCTAAAAAAGCACAATCAGGTGATAAAAGTTCAAATGAAGAATTAGAATTTTGCTATTTGCTAAAAAAAACTTTAACAAATAATAAATTTGCTAATGAAGTTATTGAAACTGAAAAACAAAAAGAGTATGCAAAATCATATAATTTATTAACAGCAAAACCAATTATATACATCGCAAATATAGATGAAGCCTACATTAAAAATCCTAAAGAAGTAGAACATTTTGTAAATTTAAAAAATTATTTATTAAATCAAAACAAAAATAATATTATTATTCCAATTAGTGCTAAAATCGAATTTGAAATTTCTGAATTACCTGTCGAAAATAGACAAGAAATGATGGATGCGCTAGGATTTATAAATGAATCAGGTTTAGATCAAATTGTTAAAGCAGCATATCAAATTTTGGACCAATTAACTTATTTTACTTTTGGCAAAAAAGAAACAAGAGCTTGAACTTTTTTAAAAGGATATAAAGCCCCACAATGTGCAGGTATCATTCATTCTGATTTTGAACGAGGTTTTATTAAAGTAGAAGTGATTAGCGTGAATGATTTATTAGAGTGTAAATCAGAGGCAAAAGCAAAAGAAATGGGAAAAATTAGATTAGAGGGGAAAGATTATTTAATGCAAGATGGTGACGTATGTAATTTTAAATTTAATGTTTAA
- a CDS encoding thymidine kinase, giving the protein MAKQNAFINHTGWIEVICGPMFAGKSEELLRRINRMSFANVKCLVFKPSIDTRNRDVKSRDGRSAEAIIIEDPYELYSYVQKERPDLVAIDEVQFFGKEIIEIVQTFADNGINVLVAGLDRDFRGEPFGSIPALLTIAEKITKLTAICTECGAEASRTQRLINGKPAPYESQLILIGNQESYTARCRHHHSVPNRPIKPQTIEFKNHIKNIKKFDDISNKS; this is encoded by the coding sequence ATGGCTAAACAAAATGCATTTATTAATCACACTGGATGAATTGAAGTTATTTGTGGACCAATGTTTGCAGGTAAATCAGAGGAATTATTGCGGAGAATAAATCGCATGTCTTTTGCAAATGTAAAATGTTTAGTCTTTAAACCATCTATTGATACAAGAAACCGTGATGTCAAATCAAGAGACGGAAGATCAGCAGAAGCTATAATTATTGAAGATCCATATGAACTTTATAGTTATGTTCAAAAAGAAAGACCAGATTTAGTTGCAATAGATGAAGTTCAATTTTTCGGAAAAGAAATTATTGAAATAGTTCAAACATTTGCTGATAATGGCATTAATGTTTTAGTTGCGGGATTAGATCGTGATTTTCGGGGAGAACCCTTTGGTTCTATACCAGCATTATTAACAATTGCTGAAAAAATTACAAAATTAACAGCAATTTGCACAGAATGTGGGGCCGAAGCTTCGAGAACTCAAAGATTAATAAATGGGAAACCCGCTCCATATGAATCTCAATTAATTTTAATTGGTAACCAAGAATCATATACTGCTAGATGCAGACATCACCATAGTGTTCCTAATCGTCCAATCAAACCTCAAACAATTGAATTTAAAAATCATATAAAAAATATAAAAAAATTTGATGATATTTCAAACAAATCTTAA
- a CDS encoding ATP-grasp domain-containing protein, with the protein MKKNKKNFCGLKVAIVYEKSNFKYNEQFAENLVLEFKNWGCLPQIFIVDKNVLNLIDLSSFEIIVNRSRLTYFLPDNKQALIFNDVNFSNMANNKFETYKWAKFNNINVLETNFLNKNKKYKYPIIVKETNGYGGNQVYKINNFDELDKINVLNKEYIVQDFFEHGNVDIRVYVMFKKILYAVKRTANNSEEFRANFSINKNVEKYKLNFLQKIYLKKIINKLPLGFYGIDFFLKNKRQIILNEIEDVVGSRALYHLKTNLNIPKIFVKNLLKNINNVKKWNDSSYI; encoded by the coding sequence ATGAAAAAAAATAAAAAAAACTTTTGTGGATTAAAAGTAGCTATTGTTTATGAAAAAAGCAATTTTAAATATAATGAACAGTTTGCAGAAAATCTTGTTTTAGAATTTAAAAATTGAGGGTGTTTGCCTCAAATATTTATAGTTGATAAAAATGTTTTAAATTTGATTGATTTAAGTTCTTTTGAAATTATAGTTAATAGATCTAGATTAACCTATTTTTTACCCGACAACAAACAAGCATTAATATTTAATGATGTAAATTTCTCTAATATGGCAAACAATAAATTTGAAACATACAAATGAGCAAAATTTAATAATATTAATGTGTTAGAAACAAATTTTTTAAATAAGAATAAAAAATACAAATATCCAATCATTGTAAAAGAAACAAATGGGTATGGCGGAAATCAAGTATACAAAATAAATAATTTTGATGAATTAGATAAAATTAATGTTTTAAATAAAGAATACATTGTCCAAGATTTTTTTGAGCACGGAAATGTAGATATTAGAGTTTATGTAATGTTCAAAAAAATTCTTTATGCTGTAAAAAGAACTGCTAATAACTCAGAAGAATTTAGAGCAAATTTCAGTATCAATAAAAATGTTGAAAAATACAAATTAAATTTCTTACAAAAAATTTATTTAAAAAAAATTATTAACAAATTGCCATTAGGTTTCTATGGAATAGATTTCTTTTTAAAAAATAAAAGGCAAATTATTTTAAATGAAATTGAAGATGTAGTTGGTTCTAGAGCTTTATATCATTTAAAAACAAATTTAAATATTCCTAAAATTTTTGTAAAAAATTTATTGAAAAACATTAATAATGTTAAAAAATGAAATGATAGTTCATATATTTAA
- a CDS encoding ATP-grasp domain-containing protein has translation MKNKLTIIYNSYLNSSKIKNQLNLIKKASDYLKTNVYFIPTNKLEVLINTNKSFFLPSKKILFLEKNIPVAKYLEKQNYHLYNNSYSINVCDNKALTHIELIKEKSIKQPKTLIGPVTFNLNGSNKAISDFLTNVKNNFKFPLIIKEVYGSFGEQVYLINNLKEFKNKFLELKNKQIIVQEFYKSFSGQSLRILVINNKIISCIKQVNLNDFRSNLSQNSKAEIFNKLLPKNFEKSIDLITKKLKLFYGGIDFIFDKNKKLVFCEANSNVQLANISQIFNKNFAIDLINEILKDKKYYEKK, from the coding sequence ATGAAAAATAAATTAACAATTATTTATAATTCTTATTTGAATTCTAGCAAAATAAAAAATCAATTAAATTTAATTAAAAAAGCTAGTGATTATCTCAAAACAAACGTTTACTTTATCCCAACTAATAAATTAGAAGTTTTAATAAACACAAACAAATCTTTTTTTCTTCCATCGAAAAAAATTTTATTTTTAGAAAAAAATATTCCTGTAGCCAAGTATTTGGAAAAACAAAATTATCACTTATACAACAATTCATATTCAATTAATGTTTGTGATAATAAAGCTTTAACACATATTGAATTAATTAAAGAAAAATCAATTAAACAACCCAAAACTTTAATAGGACCTGTTACTTTTAATTTAAATGGTTCAAATAAAGCTATTTCTGATTTTTTAACAAATGTAAAAAATAATTTTAAATTTCCTTTGATTATTAAAGAAGTTTATGGATCTTTTGGAGAACAGGTTTATTTAATAAATAATTTAAAAGAATTTAAAAACAAATTTTTGGAATTAAAAAATAAACAAATTATTGTTCAAGAATTTTACAAAAGTTTTTCTGGGCAAAGCTTAAGAATTTTAGTTATCAACAATAAAATTATATCTTGCATAAAACAAGTTAATTTAAATGATTTTCGTTCTAACTTGAGTCAAAATTCTAAAGCTGAAATTTTTAATAAATTACTGCCTAAAAATTTTGAAAAATCAATTGACTTAATAACAAAAAAATTAAAATTGTTTTATGGAGGAATTGATTTTATTTTTGACAAAAACAAAAAACTAGTTTTTTGTGAAGCAAATTCTAATGTGCAACTAGCTAATATATCGCAAATATTTAATAAAAATTTTGCTATTGATTTAATAAATGAAATTTTAAAAGATAAAAAATATTATGAAAAAAAATAA